In Gemmata obscuriglobus, a single genomic region encodes these proteins:
- the cmk gene encoding (d)CMP kinase codes for MIVTIDGPSGVGKSTATRELAARFGFEYLNTGSMYRAVALAMHRFGVPTSDERAVGAALAGVRVDVPLGKVLLNGADVSGLIRTPEVSRGASEVAVHRAVRLLLVASQRAAAVGRDIVCDGRDQGSFVFPLAECKFFLVADARVRAERRAAELARDGATVSVEDIHRDQETRDHRDAQRDLGPMRPAPDAVVVDTTTLTTAEVVERLENIVLAVRSCKRRRSPERLPS; via the coding sequence ATGATTGTGACCATCGACGGCCCATCAGGTGTGGGGAAGAGTACGGCCACCCGTGAACTCGCCGCCCGCTTCGGGTTCGAGTACCTCAACACCGGCTCGATGTACCGGGCGGTCGCGCTGGCGATGCACCGGTTCGGCGTGCCCACGAGCGACGAGCGAGCGGTGGGCGCTGCGCTGGCCGGGGTGCGGGTGGACGTGCCCCTCGGGAAAGTGCTGCTGAACGGGGCGGATGTCTCCGGACTTATCCGCACCCCCGAAGTGAGCCGCGGCGCGAGTGAGGTCGCGGTCCACCGCGCGGTGCGTCTGCTGTTAGTCGCGAGCCAGCGCGCCGCAGCGGTCGGCCGCGACATCGTGTGCGACGGGCGCGACCAGGGGTCGTTCGTGTTTCCGCTCGCAGAGTGTAAGTTCTTTCTTGTTGCCGACGCGCGCGTCCGGGCCGAGCGCCGGGCCGCAGAACTCGCCCGCGACGGCGCGACGGTGAGCGTCGAGGACATCCACCGGGACCAGGAGACGCGCGACCACCGGGACGCGCAGCGCGACCTGGGGCCGATGCGCCCGGCCCCGGACGCGGTCGTGGTCGATACAACAACGCTCACAACGGCCGAAGTGGTCGAGCGGTTGGAAAACATTGTTCTTGCGGTCCGGTCGTGTAAACGGCGGCGATCGCCCGAAAGGCTACCCTCCTGA
- the rimI gene encoding ribosomal protein S18-alanine N-acetyltransferase, translating to MSISRALRKDRDRAESDENAIHIRWMIRRDMPDVMGVELASFEYAWTEDDFLRCLRQRNCIGMVAERGDTVTGFMIYELHRTRLQLLNFAVAPAARRGGVGKLLIGKLIYKLCSHRRQKLTLAVRERNIAAQMFFRAHRFKAAKVLRNYYEDSGEDAYQMEYRPEPEEWAEFGGEPVNRVAMYEDNQG from the coding sequence ATGAGCATCAGTCGCGCGCTGCGTAAGGACCGGGACCGGGCCGAGTCGGACGAGAACGCGATCCACATCCGGTGGATGATCCGCCGGGACATGCCGGACGTGATGGGGGTGGAGCTTGCCAGCTTCGAGTACGCCTGGACCGAAGACGACTTCCTGCGGTGCCTGCGCCAGCGGAACTGTATCGGGATGGTCGCCGAGCGGGGCGACACCGTCACCGGGTTTATGATCTACGAGCTGCACCGCACGCGGCTGCAGTTGCTGAACTTCGCTGTCGCGCCGGCGGCCCGGCGCGGCGGCGTGGGCAAGCTCTTGATCGGGAAGCTGATCTACAAGCTGTGCAGCCACCGCCGCCAGAAGCTGACGCTGGCGGTGCGGGAGCGCAACATCGCGGCCCAGATGTTCTTCCGGGCGCACCGGTTCAAAGCGGCGAAGGTGCTGCGCAACTACTACGAGGACAGCGGCGAGGACGCGTACCAGATGGAGTACCGGCCGGAGCCCGAAGAGTGGGCCGAGTTCGGCGGCGAACCGGTGAACCGGGTCGCGATGTACGAAGACAACCAGGGCTAA
- a CDS encoding lysophospholipid acyltransferase family protein, whose protein sequence is MADRPNFVGRLWYDTVFWSSFTAFTFGFSIRRRGWKNMPRTGPVLVLANHQSMFDPVLVGLSSRRYLSYLARHTLFEQRGLAPMIRSLNAIPIDRNAGKDGIQAVLNALGQGQAVLMFPEGERTHDGNVHPLKPGVSLLIKRAGCPIVPVGIAGAFDAWSRFMTVPRPAPLFLPPAPGTLAISVGEPINPARYEGMKREAMLDDLHKSLAAQHAEAERVRRK, encoded by the coding sequence ATGGCAGACCGCCCGAACTTCGTCGGCCGGCTGTGGTACGACACGGTTTTCTGGTCCTCGTTCACGGCCTTCACGTTCGGTTTCAGCATCCGACGCCGAGGGTGGAAGAACATGCCGCGCACGGGACCGGTTCTCGTGCTGGCGAACCACCAGTCGATGTTCGACCCGGTGCTCGTGGGGCTGTCGTCGCGCCGGTACCTGTCCTATCTGGCGCGACACACGCTGTTCGAGCAGCGCGGGTTGGCACCCATGATCCGCAGCCTGAACGCGATCCCGATCGACCGGAACGCGGGTAAGGACGGTATTCAGGCGGTGCTGAACGCCCTCGGCCAGGGGCAGGCGGTGTTGATGTTCCCGGAGGGCGAGCGGACCCACGACGGGAACGTGCATCCGCTCAAACCGGGGGTGTCGTTGCTGATCAAACGGGCCGGTTGCCCCATCGTCCCGGTCGGGATCGCGGGAGCGTTCGACGCGTGGTCGCGGTTCATGACCGTGCCCCGGCCGGCTCCGCTCTTTCTGCCGCCCGCCCCGGGTACGCTCGCGATCTCGGTGGGCGAACCGATTAACCCGGCGCGCTACGAAGGCATGAAGCGCGAGGCGATGCTGGATGACCTGCATAAGTCGCTGGCCGCGCAGCACGCGGAGGCCGAACGCGTGAGACGCAAGTAA